A DNA window from Actinokineospora baliensis contains the following coding sequences:
- a CDS encoding MmcQ/YjbR family DNA-binding protein has protein sequence MGSSDFTAVIGDWPLVTLEEPFRPGVLVYKVAGKVFAILQGDNPAQVTLKCEPGWALELRAQFDAVIAGYHMNKRHWNTVLLDGRVPEEELRDMVEHSYDLVVAGLPKAVRANITPRKG, from the coding sequence GTGGGAAGCAGCGATTTCACGGCGGTCATCGGCGACTGGCCGTTGGTGACCCTGGAGGAGCCGTTCAGGCCGGGGGTGTTGGTCTACAAGGTCGCCGGCAAGGTCTTCGCGATCCTGCAGGGCGACAACCCGGCGCAGGTGACGCTCAAGTGCGAACCCGGTTGGGCGCTGGAGTTGCGCGCCCAGTTCGACGCGGTCATCGCGGGCTACCACATGAACAAGCGGCACTGGAACACCGTCCTGCTCGACGGCAGGGTGCCCGAGGAGGAGTTGCGCGACATGGTCGAGCACTCCTACGACCTGGTTGTGGCCGGGCTCCCGAAAGCCGTCCGGGCGAACATCACCCCGCGCAAGGGTTGA
- a CDS encoding VOC family protein, translating into MTDARIAFFGLVVEDMARSLAFYRLAGLDLPAEADQEPHVEADLGGVKLVWDTVGTIKSFDPDWTPPTGGHRVAIAFGLPDPAAVDAGYAAFGAAGYTQYKAPWDAFWGQRYAIVQDPDGNHVELCAPLPSA; encoded by the coding sequence GTGACCGACGCTCGTATCGCCTTCTTCGGCCTCGTGGTCGAGGACATGGCCCGTTCGCTGGCGTTCTACCGCTTGGCGGGCCTCGACTTGCCCGCCGAGGCCGACCAGGAGCCGCACGTGGAGGCCGACCTCGGTGGGGTGAAGCTGGTGTGGGACACCGTCGGGACCATCAAGTCCTTCGACCCGGACTGGACACCGCCCACCGGCGGGCACCGGGTGGCCATCGCGTTCGGCCTGCCCGACCCGGCCGCCGTCGACGCGGGCTACGCCGCGTTCGGCGCCGCGGGCTACACGCAGTACAAGGCGCCGTGGGACGCGTTCTGGGGCCAGCGCTACGCCATCGTGCAAGACCCAGACGGCAATCACGTCGAACTCTGCGCCCCCCTCCCGAGCGCGTGA
- a CDS encoding tetratricopeptide repeat protein: MSAPRHQWVRLSRRVEPADLPGLLATHLPALPPALTDPVDAHRRLRGPYTATGTVLRAIVPQADPNLVRRHEIELFSAAPELRETVDGARETLTSLAVPKERTRFYSRVRTQRMAHGIVEFLHAHLASSGPRSLVVLVAEADRTDLEFLSALLRRTDPAELTVVVCDTGETPGEPLAADLAEHTTFRQVTTPPRRSDIDVERYVAADCLSDDPATMAAYERLTPAERAALHDRRAEGLASLGEFSLTLGAIAYHREHGSDPAVTGADALAQALNHCLDMGYYHATVELGQRGRAVVDISDLARWWVFTTKMTTSLAALNRPHEAEALYAEILAATQDPGVHLQACYAVGMLYTRHHAEADRDHVRAKGLMNQAVALARLCYTGTERVFHTVFQRNGLALVEAHLGNPHEALRLVAEGIAEMDAQLGADEHALHRSVLVHNRAQVLTGLGRLEEALACYDDVISRDPNYPDYHFDRGNLNQRLGRTDEALADYETAIRLGPPFPEAQYNRAELLLRQGDDEAALAGLTYALTLEPDMVDALVNRAGLYLDAGDLTAARADAEEGLRHSPDNAHLHAVLGQIHSTLEEHFQAKAAFDHALAIDPTLIPALAGRAATTHALGDPDQALADLNTALTLTPDDPALRFNRAFLHESANRPALAIADLVAAHEADPEDEDIAEALARCQALTPA; the protein is encoded by the coding sequence ATGTCCGCTCCTCGCCACCAGTGGGTCCGGCTCTCGCGCCGGGTCGAGCCCGCCGACCTGCCCGGCCTGCTCGCCACGCACCTCCCGGCTCTGCCGCCTGCGCTGACCGACCCCGTGGACGCGCACCGCCGCCTGCGCGGCCCATACACGGCAACGGGTACCGTGCTGCGGGCCATCGTCCCGCAGGCCGATCCGAACCTGGTGCGCAGGCACGAGATCGAGCTGTTCTCGGCGGCGCCGGAACTGCGCGAGACCGTCGACGGCGCCCGGGAAACCCTCACCTCGCTCGCCGTCCCCAAGGAGCGCACCAGGTTCTACTCGCGGGTGCGCACGCAGCGGATGGCGCACGGGATCGTCGAGTTCCTGCACGCGCACCTGGCGAGCTCCGGCCCCAGGTCGCTGGTCGTGCTCGTCGCCGAGGCGGACCGAACCGATCTCGAGTTCCTGTCAGCTCTCCTGCGCCGCACCGATCCCGCCGAGTTGACCGTCGTCGTGTGCGACACCGGGGAGACGCCCGGCGAACCGCTCGCCGCGGACTTGGCCGAACACACCACTTTTCGACAGGTGACGACTCCACCACGCAGGTCCGATATAGACGTTGAGCGGTACGTCGCGGCGGATTGCCTGTCAGACGACCCCGCAACGATGGCCGCCTACGAGCGGCTAACGCCTGCGGAGCGCGCTGCGCTGCACGACCGGCGAGCTGAGGGTCTGGCGTCGCTCGGAGAGTTCTCGCTGACTCTCGGTGCGATCGCCTACCACCGCGAACACGGCTCCGACCCGGCCGTCACCGGTGCCGACGCATTGGCGCAAGCGCTGAACCACTGCCTGGACATGGGCTACTACCACGCGACTGTCGAGTTGGGACAGCGCGGCCGAGCCGTCGTCGACATCTCCGACCTGGCCCGCTGGTGGGTCTTCACCACCAAGATGACCACCTCACTGGCCGCGCTCAACCGCCCGCACGAGGCCGAAGCGCTCTACGCCGAGATCCTCGCCGCCACCCAGGACCCGGGCGTCCACCTGCAAGCCTGCTACGCGGTCGGGATGCTCTACACCCGCCACCACGCCGAGGCCGACCGGGATCACGTACGCGCCAAGGGTTTGATGAACCAAGCCGTCGCCCTGGCGCGGTTGTGCTACACCGGCACCGAGCGCGTGTTCCACACCGTGTTCCAGCGCAACGGCCTCGCCCTCGTCGAGGCGCACCTGGGCAATCCGCACGAGGCGTTGCGGTTGGTGGCCGAAGGCATCGCGGAGATGGACGCCCAACTCGGCGCGGACGAGCACGCCCTGCACCGGTCGGTCCTGGTGCACAACCGGGCACAGGTGCTCACCGGTCTCGGCCGCCTGGAGGAGGCCCTGGCCTGCTACGACGACGTCATCTCCCGCGACCCCAACTACCCCGACTACCACTTCGACCGCGGCAACCTCAACCAGCGCCTGGGTCGCACCGACGAAGCCCTGGCCGACTACGAGACCGCCATCCGCCTCGGCCCCCCGTTCCCCGAGGCCCAGTACAACCGCGCCGAACTCCTCCTGCGCCAAGGCGACGACGAGGCCGCCCTGGCAGGCCTCACCTACGCCCTCACCCTAGAACCCGACATGGTCGACGCCTTGGTGAACCGCGCGGGCCTCTACCTCGACGCCGGTGACCTGACCGCCGCCCGCGCCGACGCCGAGGAGGGACTGCGCCACTCCCCGGACAACGCCCACCTCCACGCCGTCCTGGGCCAGATCCACAGCACCCTGGAGGAGCACTTCCAGGCCAAGGCCGCCTTCGACCACGCCCTGGCCATCGACCCCACCCTCATCCCCGCCCTGGCAGGCCGCGCCGCCACCACCCACGCCCTGGGCGACCCCGACCAGGCTTTGGCCGACCTCAACACCGCCCTCACCCTCACCCCCGACGACCCGGCGCTGCGCTTCAACCGCGCCTTCCTCCACGAGTCCGCCAACCGCCCCGCCCTGGCGATCGCCGACCTGGTCGCGGCCCACGAAGCCGACCCCGAGGACGAGGACATCGCCGAGGCCCTGGCCCGCTGCCAGGCCCTCACCCCGGCCTGA
- a CDS encoding arsenate reductase/protein-tyrosine-phosphatase family protein, producing the protein MNTEWSSELVARARLHAALGEPARLAVVDRLLLGDASPGELGRELGLPSNLLTHHLKLLDQAGLTERSRSEGDARRTYLRLRPAALAGLVPLGARQARRVVFVCSRNSARSQLAAALWAERGAVPSASAGTRPAERIHPLAATTAKAHGLSLANARTHHVDEVVRPDDLVVAVCDNAHEELPLTDRLHWSVPDPAAANTPAAFDTAFQDLANRVDRLVPAVHTPR; encoded by the coding sequence ATGAACACTGAGTGGTCTTCCGAGCTGGTGGCGCGGGCGCGGCTGCACGCCGCGTTGGGCGAGCCCGCCCGGTTGGCGGTCGTGGACCGGCTGCTGCTGGGTGACGCGTCGCCCGGGGAGTTGGGGCGGGAGTTGGGGTTGCCGAGCAATCTGCTCACCCATCACCTCAAGCTGCTCGACCAGGCGGGCCTGACGGAGCGGTCCAGGTCGGAGGGCGATGCCCGTCGGACCTACCTCCGGTTGCGGCCCGCCGCGCTGGCCGGGCTGGTGCCGTTGGGGGCGCGGCAGGCGCGGCGGGTGGTGTTCGTGTGTTCGCGGAACTCGGCGCGTTCGCAACTGGCGGCGGCCTTGTGGGCCGAGCGCGGTGCCGTGCCGTCGGCGTCGGCGGGTACCCGGCCTGCAGAGCGGATCCACCCCCTAGCGGCCACCACGGCCAAAGCGCACGGGCTGTCGCTGGCCAACGCCCGTACCCATCACGTCGACGAGGTCGTTCGGCCCGACGACCTGGTGGTGGCCGTGTGCGACAACGCCCACGAGGAACTCCCACTCACCGACCGGTTGCACTGGTCAGTCCCCGACCCCGCCGCGGCGAACACCCCCGCGGCGTTCGACACCGCTTTCCAGGACCTCGCCAACCGGGTCGACCGCCTGGTCCCGGCCGTCCACACCCCGCGATGA
- a CDS encoding aquaporin, producing the protein MTRALVAEFVGSLLLAAVVIGSGIAAQHLSPNDIGLQLLENAAATAVGLFALILVFGPVSGAHFNPVVSLVDAVFGNLPWRHFFRYVPAQVIGCASGAVVANTMFDAAPISIATTDRATWPHALSEVVATLGLLLVIFSLARTNRADKSAAAVGAYIGAAYWFTSSTSFANPAITLGRTLSDSFAGIAPSSAPAYITAQLVAAVIAVPLLRLLYPVAPQHEH; encoded by the coding sequence ATGACGCGCGCACTGGTCGCGGAGTTCGTCGGCAGCCTGCTGCTCGCCGCCGTGGTGATCGGCTCCGGTATCGCCGCGCAACACCTGTCCCCCAACGACATCGGCCTCCAACTGCTGGAGAACGCCGCCGCCACCGCGGTTGGGCTGTTCGCGCTGATCCTCGTCTTCGGCCCGGTCAGCGGCGCCCACTTCAACCCCGTTGTGTCGCTTGTGGACGCTGTGTTCGGGAACCTGCCGTGGCGGCACTTCTTCCGGTACGTCCCCGCACAGGTGATCGGGTGCGCGTCAGGCGCGGTCGTGGCCAACACCATGTTTGATGCGGCTCCGATCAGCATCGCCACGACCGACCGTGCCACCTGGCCGCACGCCCTCTCCGAGGTCGTCGCCACCCTCGGCCTGCTGCTGGTGATCTTCTCCCTCGCCCGCACCAACCGCGCCGACAAGTCCGCAGCGGCGGTCGGTGCCTATATCGGTGCGGCCTACTGGTTCACCAGCTCGACCAGCTTCGCCAACCCCGCGATCACGCTAGGCCGCACCCTCAGCGACAGCTTCGCCGGTATCGCCCCCTCTTCCGCACCCGCTTACATCACCGCACAGCTCGTCGCCGCAGTGATCGCCGTGCCGCTACTACGCCTGCTCTACCCGGTTGCGCCGCAACACGAACACTAG
- a CDS encoding arsenate reductase ArsC, giving the protein MPTSVLFVCVHNAGRSQMAAAWLAHLAGEDVEVRSAGSTPADEVNPAVVAAMREVGIDIAVETPKVLTHDAVAASDICITMGCGDACPVFPGKRYLDWKLPDPAGQGIDAVRPIRDEIKALVESLIAEISSSGAPATRPGPP; this is encoded by the coding sequence ATGCCCACAAGCGTGCTGTTCGTCTGCGTTCACAACGCAGGCCGCTCCCAGATGGCCGCCGCCTGGCTGGCGCACCTGGCTGGCGAGGACGTCGAAGTCCGTTCCGCGGGCTCCACCCCCGCCGACGAGGTCAACCCGGCGGTGGTGGCGGCGATGCGGGAGGTGGGCATCGACATCGCCGTCGAGACCCCCAAGGTCCTCACCCACGACGCGGTAGCGGCCTCCGACATCTGCATCACCATGGGCTGCGGCGACGCCTGCCCGGTCTTCCCCGGCAAGCGCTACCTGGACTGGAAGCTCCCCGACCCCGCGGGCCAGGGCATCGACGCGGTACGCCCGATCCGCGACGAGATCAAGGCGCTGGTCGAGTCCCTGATCGCCGAGATCAGCAGCAGTGGCGCCCCCGCCACGCGTCCCGGCCCTCCTTGA
- a CDS encoding cation transporter yields MSAEPGRAATSVCSDGCCAAVDDGKRAVLTRRVRGLVAATIAYNVVEAVVALSAGAVASSTALLGFGLDSIIEVASAAAVAWQFSGADPRARERTALKVIAVSFFALAAYVTVESGRALFGGDTADHSTVGIVLAAVSLVVMPFLSTAQRRAGRALGSASAVADSKQTLLCTYLSGVLLVGLLLNSLFGWYWADPVVGLVIAAVAVKEGRDAWRGRHCC; encoded by the coding sequence GTGAGTGCTGAACCCGGTCGCGCTGCGACGTCCGTGTGTTCAGACGGGTGTTGTGCTGCGGTTGACGACGGCAAGCGGGCGGTGTTGACGCGGCGGGTGCGGGGGTTGGTGGCCGCGACGATCGCTTACAACGTGGTGGAGGCGGTTGTCGCGCTTTCGGCGGGGGCTGTGGCGTCGTCTACGGCGTTGCTCGGGTTTGGGTTGGACTCGATCATCGAGGTGGCTTCCGCGGCGGCGGTGGCATGGCAGTTCTCCGGCGCCGATCCCCGGGCACGGGAGCGGACGGCGTTGAAGGTCATCGCGGTGTCGTTCTTCGCTTTGGCCGCTTATGTCACCGTCGAGTCCGGGCGCGCGCTGTTCGGCGGCGACACCGCGGACCACTCGACTGTGGGGATCGTGTTGGCTGCGGTGTCGTTGGTGGTGATGCCGTTCCTGTCCACCGCGCAGCGCCGGGCCGGGCGGGCACTGGGGTCGGCGAGTGCGGTGGCGGACTCCAAGCAGACCTTGCTGTGCACCTACTTGTCCGGGGTCTTGCTGGTCGGGTTGCTGCTCAACTCGCTGTTCGGCTGGTACTGGGCCGATCCGGTTGTCGGGTTGGTCATCGCCGCTGTGGCGGTCAAGGAGGGCCGGGACGCGTGGCGGGGGCGCCACTGCTGCTGA
- the cmtR gene encoding Cd(II)/Pb(II)-sensing metalloregulatory transcriptional regulator CmtR — protein sequence MVTCETREEALARVGRALADPTRCRILVKLLEGVSYPAQLAEHLGLTRSNVSNHLSCLRGCGLVVATYEGRQVRYALADEHLARALGELAQVVLAVDTGRPCLNDGVIQ from the coding sequence ATGGTGACCTGTGAGACGCGAGAAGAAGCGTTGGCGCGGGTGGGTAGGGCGCTGGCCGACCCGACGAGGTGCCGGATCCTGGTCAAGCTGCTCGAGGGGGTCAGTTACCCGGCCCAGCTCGCTGAGCACCTGGGACTCACCCGGTCCAACGTGTCCAACCACCTGTCCTGCTTACGCGGCTGCGGCCTGGTCGTGGCCACTTATGAAGGGCGGCAGGTCCGCTACGCGCTCGCCGACGAGCACTTGGCGCGGGCGCTGGGCGAGTTGGCGCAGGTGGTGCTTGCCGTCGACACCGGGCGTCCGTGTCTCAACGACGGGGTGATCCAGTGA
- a CDS encoding FAD-dependent oxidoreductase encodes MNELPVVVVGAGPVGLAAAAHLVERGLPVLVLEAGPVAGAAVAQWNHVRLFSSWSELVDPAARRLLAARGWVPPEGYPTGAEWAAGYLAPLAAALGNRVRFGARVTGVARRGRDRVVDAGRDTEPLTVHVGEERITARAVIDASGTWGTPNPLGGDGLPAIGERAAGERISYRVPDLASEAERYAGKRIVVAGSGHSALTALVALAGLAERHPGTHITWLLRRGAAVFGGGDADQLPARGALGLKALAAVRAGHVEVVTGFRTESVERDGDRIVLVSRAGRLDPVDEVVVLTGFRPDLSWLSEVRLDLDPVLGAPTALAPLIDPNAHSCGTVYPHGAAELRHPEPGVYLVGMKSYGRAPTFLAMTGHEQVRSVVAEIAGDHAAAAKVELTLPDTGVCGGSGVFDAPDADQGGGCCGAPVAGEGRSIEFDSVRAV; translated from the coding sequence ATGAACGAGTTGCCGGTGGTCGTGGTCGGTGCGGGGCCGGTGGGGTTGGCCGCCGCGGCGCACCTGGTGGAACGGGGGTTGCCCGTGCTGGTGCTGGAGGCCGGACCGGTGGCGGGCGCGGCGGTGGCGCAGTGGAACCACGTGCGGTTGTTCTCGAGCTGGTCGGAGCTGGTGGACCCGGCTGCCCGACGGCTGCTGGCCGCACGGGGCTGGGTGCCGCCGGAGGGGTATCCAACGGGGGCGGAGTGGGCGGCGGGGTACCTCGCGCCGCTGGCCGCCGCGCTCGGCAACCGGGTGCGGTTCGGCGCCAGGGTGACCGGGGTCGCGCGGCGCGGCCGGGACCGGGTGGTCGACGCCGGACGGGACACCGAGCCGCTGACGGTGCATGTCGGCGAGGAGCGGATCACCGCCCGCGCGGTCATCGACGCGTCCGGCACCTGGGGGACGCCGAACCCCCTCGGTGGCGATGGTCTGCCCGCGATCGGGGAGCGAGCGGCGGGTGAGCGGATCAGCTATCGGGTCCCGGACCTGGCGAGCGAGGCGGAGCGGTACGCGGGCAAGCGGATCGTGGTCGCGGGCAGTGGCCACTCTGCGTTGACCGCGCTGGTCGCTCTCGCGGGGTTGGCGGAGCGGCACCCGGGTACGCACATCACCTGGCTGTTGCGCCGGGGCGCGGCGGTGTTCGGTGGTGGGGACGCTGACCAGCTCCCCGCTCGGGGTGCGCTCGGGCTCAAGGCGCTCGCGGCCGTCCGGGCCGGTCACGTCGAGGTCGTCACCGGGTTCCGCACCGAGTCGGTCGAGCGGGATGGCGACCGGATCGTGCTGGTCTCCCGAGCTGGGCGGCTGGACCCCGTGGACGAGGTCGTGGTGCTGACCGGTTTCCGCCCCGACCTGTCCTGGCTCTCCGAGGTCCGCCTCGACCTCGACCCGGTGCTGGGGGCGCCGACCGCGCTGGCGCCGCTGATCGACCCGAACGCCCACTCCTGCGGCACGGTCTACCCCCATGGTGCCGCCGAGCTCCGCCACCCCGAACCCGGCGTCTACCTCGTCGGGATGAAGAGCTACGGCCGCGCCCCCACCTTCCTGGCGATGACCGGCCACGAACAGGTCCGCAGCGTCGTCGCCGAGATCGCCGGAGACCACGCCGCCGCCGCGAAGGTCGAGCTGACCTTGCCGGACACCGGCGTGTGCGGCGGCTCGGGCGTGTTCGACGCACCGGATGCCGACCAGGGTGGTGGGTGCTGCGGCGCACCGGTGGCCGGGGAAGGCCGCTCGATCGAATTTGATTCAGTCAGAGCTGTATAG
- a CDS encoding helix-turn-helix domain-containing GNAT family N-acetyltransferase: MNATIDGGLYTELVTSTGIHDQDARTYAQWFASLADPTRVTLLHTVAVGPGEITVGALAEAVGITQPTASHHVRKLADVGFVRLRKEGTATLVSINPACCTGLPHAADAVMGTIVTRPCCPTDLPTGVTVRPMTDADWPDVRRIYTEGIATGNATFETETPTRRTLDTKWLPDHRWTAVRDGVVAGWAAATPVSTRDCYAGVAETSVYVAESHRGQGVGKALLHKQVTAADEAGIWTLQTSIFPENRASISLHHSAGFRTVGVRERIAQHHGTWRDTVLLERRSQTTADCPC; this comes from the coding sequence ATGAATGCAACCATCGACGGCGGTCTATACACTGAGCTGGTGACCTCCACCGGTATCCACGACCAGGACGCGCGGACCTACGCCCAGTGGTTCGCCAGCCTGGCCGACCCCACCCGCGTCACCCTGCTGCACACCGTCGCCGTCGGCCCCGGTGAGATCACCGTCGGCGCCCTGGCCGAGGCGGTCGGCATCACCCAGCCCACCGCGTCGCACCACGTCCGCAAACTCGCCGACGTCGGGTTCGTCCGCCTCCGCAAGGAGGGCACCGCCACCCTGGTGTCGATCAACCCCGCCTGCTGCACCGGCCTCCCCCACGCCGCCGACGCCGTCATGGGCACCATCGTCACCCGCCCCTGCTGCCCCACCGACCTCCCGACAGGGGTCACCGTCCGCCCCATGACCGACGCCGACTGGCCGGACGTGCGCCGCATCTACACCGAGGGCATCGCCACCGGCAACGCCACCTTCGAAACCGAAACCCCTACCCGCCGCACCCTCGACACCAAGTGGCTACCCGACCACCGCTGGACAGCTGTGCGCGACGGCGTCGTCGCGGGCTGGGCCGCCGCCACCCCGGTGTCCACACGCGACTGCTACGCGGGCGTCGCCGAAACCTCGGTCTACGTAGCCGAATCCCACCGAGGCCAAGGCGTCGGCAAAGCACTGCTGCACAAGCAAGTCACCGCCGCCGACGAGGCCGGGATCTGGACCCTGCAAACCAGCATCTTCCCCGAGAACCGCGCCAGCATCTCCCTGCACCACTCCGCGGGCTTCCGCACCGTGGGCGTCCGCGAACGCATAGCCCAACACCACGGAACCTGGCGCGACACCGTGCTCCTCGAACGCCGCTCCCAGACCACGGCAGACTGCCCCTGCTGA
- a CDS encoding leucyl aminopeptidase, whose translation MAEGVPADFLAAVGFSGAVGQVVQIPGRVLYGLGDSGGLDADAVRYAAGELARSVRGHRHLAAEVPAGFAGAFVEGFTLGGYRFTRYQSDPGAVGVERVDLIDSDDVEQARVVADAVNLARDLVAEPGDVLTPRAFADRAVALASGLECEVWDEDRIAAERLGGLLGVARGSRNPPRLLRLRYKPGSGAPIALVGKGVTFDAGGISLKPTAQMIDMKADMAGAATVLGVMSALSALECPNPVDAWLPLTENMATVDPIRIGDILRIRNGTTVEIRNADAEGRLILADALVLAAETEPAAIIDVATLTDAAAIALGRQITPVVTNHQPLSDDLLAAAARAGEPFWPMPLPARYRPLLASTTADLVNYTTGLRHGTALMAALFLNHFVPNATPWAHLDIQGTALADQPYGEHPAGPTGVAVRTLLEYVRHA comes from the coding sequence GTGGCTGAGGGTGTTCCCGCCGACTTCCTCGCCGCGGTGGGGTTCTCGGGTGCGGTGGGACAGGTGGTGCAGATACCTGGACGGGTCCTTTATGGACTTGGTGATTCTGGGGGCTTGGACGCTGACGCCGTTCGATACGCGGCAGGTGAGCTGGCTCGGTCGGTGCGCGGCCATCGACACCTGGCGGCTGAGGTTCCGGCTGGGTTCGCGGGAGCGTTCGTCGAGGGGTTCACGCTGGGCGGGTACCGGTTCACCCGGTACCAGAGCGACCCGGGTGCGGTGGGCGTCGAGCGGGTCGACCTGATCGACTCGGATGACGTCGAGCAGGCGCGGGTGGTCGCTGACGCGGTGAACCTGGCCCGTGATCTGGTGGCCGAACCGGGTGATGTGCTGACGCCGCGGGCGTTCGCCGATCGCGCGGTGGCTTTGGCTTCTGGGCTCGAGTGCGAGGTGTGGGACGAAGACCGCATCGCGGCTGAACGCCTGGGTGGACTGCTCGGGGTGGCTCGTGGGTCCCGCAACCCACCCCGGTTGCTCCGGCTGCGGTACAAGCCGGGTTCGGGGGCGCCCATCGCCCTGGTCGGCAAGGGTGTCACGTTCGACGCGGGCGGGATCTCGCTCAAACCGACCGCGCAGATGATCGACATGAAGGCCGACATGGCTGGCGCCGCAACGGTTCTCGGCGTCATGTCCGCCCTGTCCGCGCTCGAGTGCCCGAACCCGGTCGACGCCTGGCTACCCCTCACCGAGAACATGGCCACCGTCGACCCCATCCGCATCGGCGACATCCTCCGGATCCGCAACGGCACCACCGTCGAGATCCGCAACGCCGACGCCGAGGGCCGTCTCATCCTCGCCGACGCCTTGGTGTTGGCCGCCGAAACCGAACCAGCCGCGATAATCGACGTCGCTACGCTCACCGACGCTGCCGCCATCGCTCTCGGTCGCCAGATCACCCCGGTTGTTACCAACCACCAGCCGTTGTCTGATGATCTGCTCGCTGCGGCCGCCCGCGCGGGGGAGCCGTTCTGGCCCATGCCGCTGCCCGCCCGATACCGTCCCCTCCTGGCATCGACAACGGCCGACCTCGTCAACTACACCACCGGCCTCCGCCACGGCACCGCCCTGATGGCCGCCCTCTTCCTCAACCACTTCGTCCCGAACGCCACACCGTGGGCCCACCTCGACATCCAAGGCACCGCCCTCGCCGACCAGCCCTACGGCGAACACCCCGCGGGCCCAACCGGCGTGGCCGTCCGCACCCTCCTGGAGTACGTCCGCCACGCGTGA